A part of Pararoseomonas sp. SCSIO 73927 genomic DNA contains:
- the guaB gene encoding IMP dehydrogenase — protein sequence MAPDSTPPRFLARFEEAYAFDDVLLVPGYSSVLPGQADTRTRITREIALNIPLVAAAMDTVTEGPMAIAMAQAGGIGVIHKNLSIEDQAAQVRRVKKFESGMVVNPVTIHPDQTLADVRALQEQHRISGIPVVEPETGRLVGIVTSRDVRFATDPSQRVYELMTRENLVTVPNEVTPDRARALLHKHRIEKLLVVDEKGRCVGLITVKDMDKAQANPSAVKDAMGRLRVAAATGTGEDGRRRAEALVAAEADIIVVDTAHGHSAGVLKSVETIKRLSNSVQIIAGNVATPEAVEALIEAGADGVKIGIGPGSICTTRIVAGVGVPQLTAVMECAAAAKERGVPAIADGGIRTSGDIAKAIAAGADCVMMGSLFAGTDEAPGEVFLYQGRSYKSYRGMGSLGAMARGSADRYFQADVQDSLKLVPEGIEGRIGYKGPVGAVIHQLVGGLKSAMGYTGNATIGEMQSNCRFRRITGAGLRESHVHDVAITREAPNYRQEG from the coding sequence ATGGCACCCGACAGCACCCCGCCACGCTTCCTCGCCCGTTTCGAGGAGGCCTACGCTTTCGACGACGTCCTTCTCGTCCCCGGCTACTCCTCCGTCCTCCCCGGCCAGGCCGATACCCGCACCCGCATCACGCGGGAGATCGCCCTCAACATCCCCCTCGTCGCCGCGGCGATGGACACGGTCACGGAAGGGCCCATGGCCATCGCCATGGCCCAGGCCGGCGGGATCGGGGTGATCCACAAGAACCTGTCGATCGAGGACCAGGCCGCCCAGGTCCGCCGGGTGAAGAAGTTCGAGAGCGGCATGGTGGTGAACCCCGTCACCATCCACCCCGACCAGACCCTGGCCGATGTCCGCGCCTTGCAGGAGCAGCACCGGATTTCCGGCATCCCTGTGGTGGAGCCGGAGACGGGGCGCCTGGTCGGCATCGTTACCTCCCGCGACGTGCGCTTCGCCACCGATCCGAGCCAGCGCGTCTATGAGCTGATGACGCGGGAGAACCTCGTCACGGTCCCCAACGAGGTCACCCCGGACCGCGCCCGCGCCCTGCTGCACAAGCACCGGATCGAGAAGCTGCTGGTGGTGGACGAGAAGGGGCGCTGCGTCGGCCTCATCACCGTGAAGGACATGGACAAGGCCCAGGCCAACCCGAGCGCCGTAAAGGATGCCATGGGCCGCCTGCGCGTGGCCGCCGCCACCGGCACGGGCGAGGATGGCCGCCGCCGGGCCGAGGCGCTGGTGGCCGCCGAGGCGGACATCATCGTGGTGGACACCGCCCATGGCCACTCCGCGGGCGTGCTGAAATCCGTGGAGACGATCAAGCGCCTCTCCAACTCCGTGCAGATCATCGCCGGCAACGTGGCAACGCCGGAGGCGGTGGAGGCGCTGATCGAGGCCGGGGCGGATGGCGTGAAGATCGGCATCGGCCCGGGCTCCATCTGCACCACCCGGATCGTCGCGGGCGTGGGCGTGCCGCAGCTGACGGCGGTGATGGAGTGTGCCGCGGCGGCGAAGGAGCGGGGGGTTCCGGCCATCGCCGATGGCGGCATCCGCACCTCCGGCGACATCGCCAAGGCGATTGCGGCGGGCGCCGACTGCGTGATGATGGGCAGCCTGTTCGCCGGGACCGACGAGGCGCCGGGCGAGGTGTTCCTCTACCAGGGACGCTCCTACAAGTCCTACCGCGGCATGGGCAGCCTCGGCGCCATGGCCCGCGGCTCGGCCGACCGCTACTTCCAGGCCGACGTTCAGGACAGCCTGAAGCTGGTGCCGGAGGGGATCGAGGGCCGGATCGGCTACAAGGGCCCGGTCGGCGCCGTGATCCACCAGCTCGTCGGCGGGCTGAAATCCGCCATGGGCTACACGGGCAACGCCACGATCGGCGAGATGCAGTCCAATTGCCGCTTCCGCCGCATCACCGGCGCCGGCCTGCGGGAGAGCCACGTGCACGACGTGGCGATCACGCGGGAAGCCCCGAACTACCGCCAGGAAGGCTGA
- a CDS encoding RsmB/NOP family class I SAM-dependent RNA methyltransferase, with product MTPLARISAAIALLDALESAPRRPADAVANDFFRARRFIGGGDRRAIADRAWGVVRERARLDWHVDRTGAAPTGRLLMAAYLLLVEGGGLAGVEAAFNGAQYAERPLTPEERRYLAKLEGQPLLHPKMDEATRLNLPEWALPGLKARFGEELPAAAAGLEGSAPLDLRVNLLRTSREAAAAALAAEGIPTEPTRFSPWGLRVPDRRPILATRAFEEGLVEIQDEGSQLIALLADARPGMKVADYCAGAAGKTLAMAATMGNRGRIAALDVSVPRLAGATKRLRRAGVDNAETHLLESGDRWVKRRAGAFDRVLVDAPCTGTGTWRRNPDARLRTTEEDYAELITKQRAILDRAASLVRPGGKLVYATCSVLPGEDEEQVRDFLDHHSDFSAVPLAEAWADAGMTTPPPGEGAHMALAPHSHGTDGFFAAVLRRRA from the coding sequence ATGACCCCGCTCGCCCGCATCTCCGCCGCCATCGCCCTGCTGGACGCGCTGGAATCCGCCCCCCGCCGCCCCGCCGACGCGGTGGCCAACGACTTCTTCCGCGCCCGCCGCTTCATCGGCGGCGGGGACCGCCGTGCCATCGCGGACCGCGCCTGGGGCGTGGTGCGGGAGAGGGCGCGGCTGGACTGGCACGTGGACCGCACCGGTGCCGCGCCGACCGGCCGCCTCCTCATGGCCGCCTACCTCCTGCTGGTGGAGGGGGGCGGGCTGGCCGGGGTGGAGGCGGCCTTCAACGGCGCCCAGTACGCCGAGAGGCCGCTCACCCCGGAGGAGCGGCGCTACCTGGCCAAGCTGGAGGGCCAGCCCCTCCTGCACCCGAAGATGGACGAGGCGACGCGCCTCAACCTGCCGGAATGGGCCCTGCCCGGCCTGAAGGCCCGGTTCGGGGAGGAGCTGCCAGCGGCCGCGGCCGGGCTGGAGGGCTCGGCGCCGCTCGACCTGCGCGTGAACCTTCTCCGCACCTCCCGCGAGGCCGCGGCGGCGGCCCTGGCCGCGGAGGGCATTCCGACCGAACCCACCCGGTTCTCTCCTTGGGGTCTGCGCGTGCCGGACCGCCGCCCGATCCTGGCCACCCGCGCCTTTGAGGAGGGGCTGGTGGAGATCCAGGACGAGGGCAGCCAGCTGATTGCCCTGCTCGCCGATGCCCGGCCGGGGATGAAAGTGGCCGATTACTGCGCCGGCGCCGCCGGGAAGACCCTCGCTATGGCCGCCACCATGGGCAACCGTGGGCGGATCGCGGCGCTGGACGTCTCCGTCCCCCGCCTGGCCGGCGCGACCAAGAGGCTGCGCCGCGCCGGGGTGGACAACGCGGAAACCCACCTGCTGGAGAGCGGCGACCGCTGGGTGAAGCGCCGTGCCGGCGCCTTCGACCGGGTCCTGGTGGATGCGCCCTGCACGGGGACCGGGACCTGGCGCCGCAACCCGGACGCGCGGCTGCGGACCACGGAAGAGGATTACGCGGAGCTCATCACGAAACAGCGCGCCATCCTCGATCGCGCCGCGTCGCTGGTGCGCCCCGGCGGAAAGCTCGTCTACGCTACCTGCTCCGTGCTCCCTGGGGAGGATGAAGAGCAGGTGCGCGACTTCCTCGACCACCATTCTGACTTCTCTGCCGTGCCCCTGGCCGAGGCCTGGGCCGATGCCGGCATGACGACCCCGCCGCCGGGGGAGGGGGCGCACATGGCCCTCGCCCCGCACAGCCACGGCACGGACGGCTTCTTCGCCGCCGTGCTGCGACGCCGCGCCTGA
- a CDS encoding GNAT family N-acetyltransferase, whose amino-acid sequence MVLQVRRARPEDAPAIGAIHREAWQDAYPGILPDAYLIGLDERRIAAGYLRAMLARRGGEAVFVACAGDGQPVGFASAGRARRAGIAEGEVETLYILPDWREQGIGRRLMRASAAHLSAIGCGSAMLWVLSENAAGWFYRRLGARPVGKERIPVGGRAVEQTALLWDPIDLLLDATAATRERDARGEG is encoded by the coding sequence ATGGTGCTGCAGGTCAGGCGGGCCCGGCCGGAGGATGCCCCGGCCATCGGGGCCATCCACCGCGAGGCCTGGCAGGACGCCTATCCCGGCATCCTGCCCGACGCCTACCTGATCGGGCTTGATGAGCGCCGCATCGCCGCCGGCTATCTCCGCGCCATGCTGGCGAGGCGGGGAGGAGAGGCGGTCTTCGTGGCCTGCGCCGGGGATGGCCAGCCCGTGGGCTTCGCCTCCGCCGGCCGTGCCCGGCGGGCCGGCATCGCGGAGGGCGAGGTGGAAACCCTCTACATCCTGCCGGACTGGCGGGAACAGGGGATTGGGCGCCGGCTCATGCGCGCCTCCGCCGCCCATCTCTCTGCCATCGGCTGCGGCTCGGCCATGCTCTGGGTCCTGTCGGAGAACGCGGCGGGCTGGTTCTACCGCCGCCTCGGCGCCCGTCCGGTCGGGAAGGAGAGGATACCCGTCGGGGGGCGCGCCGTGGAGCAGACGGCCCTCCTCTGGGACCCGATCGACCTGCTGCTGGATGCCACGGCCGCGACGCGGGAGCGGGATGCGCGCGGCGAGGGTTGA
- the guaA gene encoding glutamine-hydrolyzing GMP synthase has translation MADTNPAPYANQPGSERHQRILILDFGSQVTQLIARRLREEGVYCEVWPFTADEARIRGFDPMGIVLSGGPASVTEGASPRAPQAVFEMGLPVLGICYGQQTMCAQLGGSVEGSDHREFGRAHVEVAEDCDLFHGVWEKGSREQVWMSHGDRVTALPPGFRAVAVSEGAPFAAIADDSRHFYGVQFHPEVVHTPHGHALLKNFVRRICGATGDWTMGAFRAEEIERIRAKVGKGRVICGLSGGVDSSVAAVLLHEAIGDQLTCIYVDHGLMRGGETEQVLSTFRDRFNIKLVHRDASDLFLGALAGVTDPEVKRKTIGRLFIEVFEEEQAKIGGADFLAQGTLYPDVIESVSATGGPSVTIKSHHNVGGLPEGMRMRLVEPLRELFKDEVRALGRELGMPEVIVGRHPFPGPGLAIRIPGEVTREKVGILQKADAIFLEEIRAAGLYDAIWQAFAVLLPVRTVGVMGDGRTYDQACALRAVTSTDGMTADVYPFEIAFLTRVCNRIVNEVRGINRVAYDVTSKPPGTIEWE, from the coding sequence ATGGCCGATACGAATCCCGCTCCTTACGCCAACCAGCCGGGCAGCGAGCGCCACCAGCGCATCCTGATCCTCGACTTCGGCAGCCAGGTCACGCAGCTCATCGCGCGCCGCCTGCGCGAGGAGGGCGTCTATTGCGAGGTCTGGCCCTTCACCGCCGACGAGGCCCGGATCCGCGGGTTCGATCCGATGGGCATCGTCCTCTCCGGCGGCCCGGCGAGCGTGACGGAGGGCGCTAGCCCGCGTGCCCCGCAGGCGGTGTTCGAGATGGGGTTGCCGGTCCTCGGAATCTGTTACGGCCAGCAGACCATGTGCGCCCAGCTCGGCGGCAGCGTGGAGGGCAGCGACCATCGCGAGTTCGGCCGGGCGCATGTGGAGGTGGCCGAGGATTGCGACCTGTTCCATGGCGTCTGGGAGAAGGGCTCCCGCGAGCAGGTCTGGATGAGCCATGGCGACCGCGTGACCGCCCTGCCGCCGGGATTCCGCGCCGTCGCGGTCTCCGAAGGGGCGCCTTTCGCCGCCATCGCGGATGACAGCCGCCACTTCTACGGCGTGCAGTTCCACCCGGAGGTGGTCCACACCCCGCACGGCCACGCCCTGCTGAAGAACTTCGTCCGGCGCATCTGCGGCGCGACCGGCGACTGGACCATGGGCGCTTTCCGCGCCGAGGAGATCGAGCGCATCCGCGCCAAGGTGGGGAAGGGCCGCGTGATCTGCGGCCTCTCCGGCGGCGTGGATTCCTCCGTGGCCGCCGTGCTGCTGCACGAGGCGATCGGCGACCAGCTGACCTGCATCTACGTCGATCACGGGCTGATGCGGGGCGGTGAGACGGAGCAGGTCCTCTCCACCTTCCGGGACCGCTTCAACATCAAGCTCGTCCACCGGGATGCGAGCGACCTCTTCCTCGGCGCCCTCGCCGGCGTGACCGACCCCGAGGTGAAGCGTAAGACGATCGGGCGCCTGTTCATCGAGGTGTTCGAGGAGGAGCAGGCGAAGATCGGCGGCGCCGACTTCCTGGCCCAGGGCACCCTCTACCCGGACGTGATCGAGAGCGTCTCCGCCACCGGCGGCCCCTCCGTCACCATCAAGTCCCACCACAATGTGGGCGGCCTGCCCGAGGGCATGCGGATGCGCCTGGTGGAGCCGCTGCGCGAGCTGTTCAAGGACGAGGTCCGGGCTCTGGGCCGCGAGCTCGGCATGCCCGAGGTGATCGTCGGCCGCCACCCCTTCCCGGGACCGGGCCTGGCCATCCGCATCCCCGGCGAGGTGACGCGGGAGAAGGTGGGGATCCTGCAGAAGGCCGACGCCATCTTCCTGGAGGAGATCCGCGCGGCCGGCCTCTACGACGCCATCTGGCAGGCCTTCGCCGTGCTGCTGCCCGTGCGCACCGTGGGCGTGATGGGCGATGGCCGCACCTACGACCAAGCCTGCGCGCTCCGCGCCGTGACGAGCACGGACGGCATGACGGCCGACGTGTACCCCTTCGAGATCGCCTTCCTCACCCGCGTCTGCAACCGCATCGTCAACGAGGTGCGGGGCATCAACCGCGTGGCCTACGACGTGACGAGCAAGCCGCCCGGCACGATCGAGTGGGAATAA
- a CDS encoding site-specific integrase, with protein sequence MLTDAALKCLKPKAKMYKVTDRDGMYVRVAPTGGISFRLDYRLNGRRETVHLGKYARDGISLARARELCLDAKRMIAEGRSPAIEKQREKRRIKEAKSFGEFGEKWLTRAPMADSTRAMRRAIFERELMPVWRNRLLTEITPDDLRAHCAKIVERGAPATAIHVRDILKQIYGFAILHGEKVANPADDVGPASIATFTPKDRALSPTEIRIMLKQLEHVATLPTIRLGMKLYLLTMVRKSELQDAVWDEVDFENAVWTIPKERMKRSKPHNVYLCRQTLDIMIALKTCAGNSRYLLPSRYDADAPMSRATFNRVTYAVVEQAKKEGLPLEPFTVHDLRRTGSTLLNELGFNRDWIEKCLAHEDGRSSRGVYNKAEYEVQRRHMMQEWADTVDAWVEGRKYVPTLLPTVMPSIALDPAL encoded by the coding sequence ATGTTGACGGATGCGGCACTCAAGTGCCTGAAACCAAAAGCCAAAATGTACAAGGTGACCGATCGTGACGGCATGTATGTGCGTGTCGCGCCGACAGGCGGCATCTCGTTCAGGCTCGACTACCGGCTGAACGGCAGGCGGGAGACCGTCCATCTTGGCAAGTACGCCCGAGATGGGATCTCGCTCGCCCGAGCTCGCGAATTGTGCCTGGACGCGAAACGCATGATTGCCGAGGGGCGGTCCCCCGCCATCGAGAAGCAGCGGGAGAAGCGCCGGATCAAGGAGGCCAAGAGCTTCGGCGAGTTCGGCGAGAAGTGGCTGACGCGCGCGCCCATGGCGGACAGCACGCGCGCTATGCGCCGCGCCATATTCGAGCGTGAACTCATGCCCGTCTGGCGGAACCGTTTGCTGACCGAGATCACGCCTGATGACCTGCGCGCCCACTGCGCCAAGATCGTGGAACGGGGCGCGCCCGCGACGGCCATCCATGTGCGGGACATCCTGAAGCAGATCTACGGCTTCGCCATTCTCCACGGCGAGAAGGTCGCAAACCCGGCCGATGACGTCGGCCCGGCGTCGATCGCCACATTCACGCCCAAGGACCGGGCGCTTTCGCCGACTGAGATCCGCATCATGCTCAAGCAGCTCGAGCATGTCGCGACGCTGCCGACGATTCGCCTCGGCATGAAGCTCTACCTCCTCACCATGGTCCGGAAGAGCGAACTGCAGGACGCGGTCTGGGATGAGGTCGATTTCGAAAACGCCGTCTGGACGATCCCGAAGGAGCGCATGAAGCGATCGAAGCCGCACAATGTCTACCTGTGCCGGCAGACCCTCGACATCATGATCGCGCTCAAGACCTGCGCCGGTAATTCCCGGTATCTGCTGCCGTCCCGCTACGATGCGGATGCGCCGATGTCGCGGGCGACCTTCAACCGGGTCACCTACGCGGTCGTCGAACAGGCCAAGAAGGAGGGGCTGCCGCTGGAGCCGTTCACCGTGCATGACCTGCGTCGCACTGGTTCGACGCTGCTCAATGAGTTGGGCTTCAACCGCGACTGGATCGAAAAGTGCCTGGCGCACGAGGACGGGCGTTCATCACGCGGCGTCTACAACAAGGCCGAATACGAGGTTCAGCGTCGCCACATGATGCAGGAATGGGCCGACACCGTCGATGCCTGGGTCGAGGGGCGGAAGTATGTTCCGACGCTGCTGCCGACAGTCATGCCGTCTATCGCGCTCGATCCTGCCCTTTGA
- a CDS encoding transporter — MAALKFSLIPMFAIMIGALLAAWRTPGEKQVAVVQHLAAGVVFAAAATEILPQVMHGGSPMATVIGGALGVAVMLGLKAAESRWQGPVALLAAIGLDLAIDGLVLGLAFIAGERAGILLAVALTLEVLFLALTLTIDLAGRYPKAKAIGLTCALALLVPMGALIAQPVALLPPYGSPGS; from the coding sequence GTGGCCGCGCTCAAGTTCTCCTTGATCCCCATGTTTGCGATCATGATTGGTGCGCTTCTCGCGGCGTGGCGCACGCCCGGCGAGAAACAGGTCGCGGTCGTGCAGCATCTGGCGGCGGGCGTGGTGTTCGCTGCCGCTGCGACGGAGATCCTGCCCCAAGTGATGCACGGCGGTTCTCCGATGGCGACGGTGATCGGCGGGGCGCTGGGCGTTGCAGTGATGCTCGGCCTGAAGGCGGCGGAAAGCCGATGGCAGGGTCCGGTGGCGCTGCTTGCTGCGATCGGTCTCGATCTGGCGATTGACGGCCTGGTCCTCGGCCTTGCCTTCATCGCCGGCGAGAGGGCGGGAATATTGTTGGCCGTCGCGCTGACCTTGGAAGTGTTGTTCCTGGCCCTGACCCTTACCATCGATCTGGCGGGCCGGTATCCCAAGGCGAAGGCGATCGGCCTGACTTGCGCGTTGGCGCTGCTGGTGCCGATGGGTGCGCTGATCGCGCAGCCGGTGGCATTACTGCCGCCATATGGATCACCGGGTTCTTGA
- a CDS encoding heavy metal translocating P-type ATPase: MTDKFELDIPVLLPEVPDAADACVGRLVSTLSAKPGVERAHVLAADGDTPAKLCIHFDGEALPLSRVRDMVRAAGAEISGRYGHATWQVEGIGHERRARTVGETLCQMPGVLQADASASGSVRVEYDKELVDEAAIVAALGKLKVKPGKRTGSNQAGGHAGHDHGAGDHAGHDHGPGGHAEGAEKHGLGDGHDHAHANFLGPNTELIFALACGALLAIGFAIEKLVAGAPDWLPTAFYVGAYVFGGFFTLREAIDNLKLKKFEIDTLMLVAAAGAAALGAFAEGALLLFLFSLGHALEHYAMGRAKRAIEALAELAPDKATVRRGGQTSEIPVEELVVGDVVIVRPNERLPADGFLIKGSSAINQAPVTGESIPVDKEPVADVETARAKPDAVDAASRIFAGTINGGGAIEIEVTRRSNESALAKVVKMVSEAETQKSPTQRFTDRFERIFVPVVLALSFILLFAWVVVDEPFRDSFYRAMAVLVAASPCALAIATPSAVLSGVARAARGGVLVKGGAPLENLGSLKAIAFDKTGTLTEGRPRITDVVPVDGASEADLLTLAVAVEALSDHPLAQAIVKDGRERLGGRELPVAIDVKSLTGRGVTATVDGETVWIGKAEMFGVEGIPSLNAAATDAIAQLREGGRTTMVVRKGDRDIGAIGLMDTPREAAKVALRRLRDMGITRMIMISGDNQKVADAIAREVGLDEAWGDLMPEDKVAAIKKLAGEDKVAMVGDGVNDAPAMASATVGIAMGAAGSDVALETADVALMADDLAHLPFAVGLSRHTRGIIRQNVFVSLGVVAFLVPATILGLGIGPAVAMHEGSTLLVVFNALRLLAFKDRTGAA, encoded by the coding sequence ATGACCGACAAGTTCGAACTGGATATTCCCGTCTTGCTGCCCGAGGTTCCCGACGCGGCCGACGCCTGTGTCGGCCGCCTCGTTTCGACATTGAGCGCCAAGCCCGGCGTTGAGCGCGCGCACGTTCTGGCCGCCGATGGCGATACGCCGGCAAAGCTGTGCATCCATTTCGACGGCGAAGCGCTGCCGCTGTCACGCGTGCGCGACATGGTGCGGGCGGCAGGCGCCGAGATTAGCGGGCGATACGGTCATGCGACATGGCAGGTCGAAGGAATCGGCCACGAACGCCGCGCCCGCACCGTCGGCGAGACCCTGTGCCAGATGCCCGGCGTGCTGCAGGCCGATGCCAGCGCCTCGGGCAGCGTTCGCGTCGAATATGACAAGGAACTAGTCGACGAGGCAGCGATCGTCGCGGCGCTGGGCAAGCTCAAGGTCAAACCGGGCAAGCGGACGGGCTCCAATCAGGCCGGTGGTCATGCTGGACACGATCACGGCGCCGGCGACCATGCCGGCCACGATCACGGGCCTGGCGGCCATGCCGAAGGCGCGGAAAAGCACGGACTGGGCGATGGCCACGATCACGCCCATGCCAATTTCCTTGGCCCCAATACGGAGCTGATCTTCGCGCTCGCCTGCGGCGCGCTGCTGGCGATCGGCTTCGCGATCGAAAAGCTGGTTGCGGGTGCCCCCGACTGGCTGCCGACCGCCTTCTATGTGGGTGCCTATGTGTTCGGTGGCTTCTTCACGCTGCGCGAGGCGATCGACAATCTGAAGCTCAAGAAATTCGAGATCGACACGCTGATGCTCGTCGCGGCCGCCGGTGCCGCGGCGCTCGGCGCCTTTGCGGAAGGCGCGCTACTGCTGTTTCTGTTCAGCCTCGGCCATGCGCTCGAGCATTATGCGATGGGTCGCGCCAAGCGCGCGATCGAGGCGCTGGCCGAGCTCGCGCCCGACAAGGCGACGGTGCGCCGTGGAGGGCAGACCTCGGAAATCCCCGTCGAAGAGCTGGTGGTCGGCGACGTCGTGATCGTGCGACCGAACGAGCGCCTGCCCGCTGACGGCTTCCTCATCAAGGGGTCGAGCGCGATCAACCAGGCCCCAGTCACCGGCGAGAGCATCCCGGTCGACAAGGAACCCGTCGCAGATGTCGAGACGGCGCGCGCGAAGCCCGATGCCGTTGACGCCGCGTCACGGATTTTTGCTGGGACGATCAACGGCGGCGGCGCGATTGAAATCGAAGTGACACGGCGCTCCAACGAAAGCGCGCTCGCCAAGGTCGTGAAGATGGTGAGCGAAGCGGAGACGCAGAAATCCCCGACCCAGCGGTTCACCGATCGGTTCGAGCGCATCTTCGTGCCGGTGGTGCTGGCGCTGTCGTTTATCCTGCTGTTTGCCTGGGTCGTCGTCGACGAGCCGTTCCGCGACAGCTTCTACCGGGCGATGGCGGTGCTGGTTGCCGCCAGCCCTTGTGCACTGGCCATCGCCACCCCCAGCGCGGTTCTATCAGGGGTCGCGCGGGCCGCACGCGGCGGGGTACTGGTCAAAGGCGGCGCGCCGCTCGAGAATCTTGGCTCTCTGAAGGCGATCGCGTTCGACAAGACCGGTACGCTGACGGAAGGGCGTCCACGCATCACTGATGTCGTCCCGGTCGACGGCGCGAGCGAGGCGGATTTGTTGACGCTCGCCGTCGCCGTCGAAGCCCTGAGCGATCACCCGCTGGCGCAGGCCATCGTCAAGGACGGTCGCGAACGCCTGGGTGGACGAGAACTGCCTGTCGCAATCGACGTCAAGAGCCTTACCGGACGCGGCGTCACCGCGACTGTCGACGGCGAAACGGTGTGGATCGGCAAGGCAGAGATGTTCGGCGTGGAGGGCATCCCGTCGCTGAACGCCGCCGCAACCGATGCCATCGCCCAGCTTCGCGAAGGCGGCCGCACGACAATGGTTGTCCGCAAGGGCGACCGCGACATCGGCGCGATCGGCCTGATGGACACGCCCCGCGAGGCAGCCAAGGTCGCCCTCAGGCGCCTGCGCGACATGGGCATAACTCGCATGATCATGATCTCCGGCGATAACCAGAAGGTCGCCGACGCCATCGCCCGCGAGGTCGGTCTCGACGAGGCATGGGGCGATCTGATGCCGGAAGACAAGGTCGCCGCGATCAAGAAACTCGCCGGCGAGGACAAGGTCGCGATGGTCGGCGACGGCGTCAACGACGCCCCTGCGATGGCGTCGGCAACGGTCGGTATTGCAATGGGTGCCGCTGGCTCGGATGTGGCCCTGGAGACAGCAGACGTCGCGTTGATGGCCGACGATCTCGCGCATCTGCCGTTCGCTGTGGGCTTGAGCCGCCACACCCGCGGCATCATCCGGCAGAATGTGTTCGTCAGCCTTGGCGTCGTGGCGTTCCTCGTGCCGGCCACCATTCTCGGACTCGGCATCGGCCCGGCGGTGGCGATGCACGAAGGTTCGACGCTGCTCGTTGTCTTCAACGCGCTTCGCCTGCTCGCTTTCAAGGATCGGACCGGCGCGGCGTGA
- a CDS encoding AlpA family transcriptional regulator: MGQSEPLEIRKTIRRHQLREMVPLADSTIYEMEQRGEFPRRFALSPRCIVWDLAEVHAWLLARRAKPIHRAQHPDVTKRKSRPVKGQDRAR; encoded by the coding sequence ATGGGTCAGAGCGAGCCTTTGGAGATCAGGAAGACCATCCGGCGGCACCAACTGCGCGAGATGGTGCCCCTGGCCGACAGCACAATCTACGAGATGGAGCAGCGCGGCGAATTTCCACGCCGCTTCGCGCTGTCACCGCGCTGCATCGTCTGGGATCTCGCCGAGGTCCACGCCTGGTTGCTGGCGCGGCGCGCGAAGCCGATCCATCGCGCGCAGCATCCCGACGTCACCAAGCGCAAGTCCCGCCCGGTCAAAGGGCAGGATCGAGCGCGATAG
- a CDS encoding LysR family transcriptional regulator: MPRSKIELRHVRYIIAAAESGSFRRAAQDLGVEQSAISRRIRDVEDEIGAQLFRRHPAGVDLTDIGKQFLNQAAPGARQIGSALDGARTVANRGRHLRIGVFGPLTMGFLSELFGAFRGDRPGVKLRFSEGSCPELIAAVRRGQLDVGVVAEASPGKGFDVTHLWAEPVYAALPDGDPLADQKALRWDDLRDRHFVVTDLPTGDFAKGYLMRNLQTSPGDLQIEQLSVTRESLMQIVAHGDGVTIAGSAHVRHGLPGIAFRLIEDAVLRYGAVHPRGALHRNLERLLALAKSFSERDDAWFARQRLMRPEHRRVPHVDCHRGARGRTPDRLQ; the protein is encoded by the coding sequence GTGCCGAGATCGAAGATCGAGCTGCGCCATGTGCGCTACATCATCGCTGCCGCGGAAAGCGGCAGCTTCCGGCGCGCGGCGCAAGATCTCGGCGTCGAGCAGTCGGCGATCAGCCGCCGCATCCGCGATGTCGAGGATGAGATCGGCGCACAGCTGTTCCGCCGTCATCCTGCCGGCGTCGACCTGACGGACATCGGCAAACAATTCCTGAATCAGGCCGCCCCTGGGGCTCGCCAGATCGGATCGGCGCTCGACGGCGCAAGAACGGTGGCGAACAGAGGACGGCATCTTCGGATCGGCGTGTTCGGGCCTCTGACCATGGGCTTTCTGTCTGAGCTCTTCGGGGCCTTTCGGGGTGACCGCCCGGGGGTCAAGCTGCGGTTCAGCGAGGGCAGTTGTCCCGAACTTATCGCGGCCGTGCGGCGGGGGCAGCTTGATGTCGGTGTCGTCGCCGAAGCATCGCCCGGGAAGGGCTTTGACGTGACGCATTTGTGGGCCGAGCCCGTGTACGCGGCATTGCCGGACGGCGACCCACTCGCCGATCAGAAGGCGCTCCGGTGGGATGACCTGCGTGATCGGCACTTTGTGGTGACTGATTTACCGACCGGCGATTTCGCGAAGGGTTACCTGATGCGAAACCTCCAGACTTCGCCCGGAGACCTCCAGATCGAGCAATTGTCCGTCACTCGGGAATCTCTGATGCAGATCGTCGCGCATGGGGACGGCGTCACCATCGCAGGCAGCGCGCATGTCCGTCACGGTCTGCCAGGCATTGCTTTTCGCCTGATCGAGGATGCTGTTCTCCGCTATGGTGCTGTCCACCCGCGAGGGGCGCTCCATCGGAACCTCGAGCGCCTGCTGGCGCTGGCAAAGTCTTTCTCGGAGCGAGATGACGCTTGGTTCGCCCGGCAACGGCTCATGCGCCCTGAGCATCGGCGCGTGCCGCACGTTGACTGCCATCGCGGCGCGCGCGGGCGAACCCCCGATCGGTTGCAATGA